One part of the Chryseobacterium sp. 7 genome encodes these proteins:
- a CDS encoding glycoside hydrolase family 10 protein, with the protein MRMNKLKLIVLLGFFASYTTSCSVQNNVVKTPSTKNPTKPTNNTTPPKVNPVATKPTTGTTASTEENFRTNLPEIKREFRGAWIASVANINWPSRNDLTVDQQKAEAISMLDMLKDNNFNAAIFQIRPSADALYTSNIEPWSYFLTGQTGTAPSPNYDPLQFWIEEAHKRGLELHVWLNPYRAHHTNGGAVNSLSMANKLSDIVIRLKNGMYWFDPANPKTQGHVSNVVKDIVKRYDIDAVHFDDYFYPYATYNKGADFPDNATWNAYVSSGGTLSRADWRRDNVNKFVERIYKEIHAEKNNVRFGISPFGIWKPGYPAGIVGSSQYDELYADAKLWLNKGWVDYFSPQLYWPIDSKGQSFEALLSWWQSENTMNRHLWPGLNTVEIKVSDRPTEIKNQIAISRNILKNDAGEIHWSIAGLTKNPNMLPALKSGPYSEKALVPKSPWIKAVPLQTPTLFITDNGSFAQTSWSTKNAADVFLWVLFSQYNGVWQTEILTLDTLSKDIPKFKDGKKLNAVAIKAIDRLGNESDYTARKIK; encoded by the coding sequence ATGAGAATGAATAAATTAAAACTTATCGTTTTATTGGGCTTTTTTGCTTCTTACACCACCTCATGTTCAGTTCAGAACAATGTTGTAAAAACACCATCCACAAAGAATCCTACGAAACCTACCAATAATACAACCCCACCAAAAGTAAATCCGGTGGCTACAAAGCCTACAACTGGAACTACAGCTTCAACTGAAGAAAATTTCAGAACCAATCTTCCCGAAATCAAAAGAGAATTCCGTGGAGCATGGATTGCGAGTGTAGCCAATATCAACTGGCCCTCCAGAAATGACCTTACAGTAGATCAGCAGAAAGCAGAAGCTATCAGCATGCTTGATATGTTGAAAGATAATAATTTCAATGCGGCTATTTTTCAGATCAGACCTTCCGCAGACGCACTTTATACAAGTAATATCGAACCATGGTCTTACTTTCTTACCGGACAAACGGGAACCGCTCCTTCTCCCAACTATGACCCGCTTCAGTTTTGGATTGAAGAAGCTCACAAAAGAGGATTGGAACTCCATGTTTGGTTAAACCCTTACCGCGCACACCACACCAACGGCGGTGCTGTGAATAGCCTGTCAATGGCCAATAAGCTGTCTGATATTGTGATAAGATTAAAGAACGGAATGTACTGGTTTGATCCGGCTAATCCGAAAACACAAGGCCACGTATCCAATGTGGTGAAAGATATTGTAAAAAGATACGATATTGATGCCGTTCATTTTGATGATTATTTCTATCCTTATGCTACCTACAATAAAGGGGCTGATTTTCCTGATAATGCCACATGGAATGCTTATGTAAGCAGTGGAGGTACCTTATCCAGAGCGGATTGGAGAAGAGATAACGTGAATAAATTTGTAGAACGTATCTATAAAGAAATTCACGCAGAAAAAAATAATGTAAGATTCGGGATTAGTCCATTTGGAATCTGGAAACCCGGATATCCTGCAGGAATTGTAGGCTCCTCTCAATATGACGAATTATATGCAGATGCCAAATTATGGTTAAATAAAGGCTGGGTAGATTATTTCTCACCACAGCTTTACTGGCCTATAGATTCCAAGGGACAAAGCTTTGAAGCCCTGTTAAGCTGGTGGCAGTCTGAAAATACAATGAACCGTCACTTATGGCCGGGATTGAATACTGTTGAGATTAAAGTATCAGACCGTCCAACGGAAATCAAAAACCAGATTGCTATTTCCAGAAATATCCTGAAAAATGATGCCGGAGAAATACACTGGAGTATTGCCGGGCTTACCAAAAACCCGAACATGCTACCTGCTTTGAAAAGTGGACCATACAGTGAAAAAGCATTGGTTCCGAAATCCCCATGGATCAAAGCTGTACCATTGCAGACTCCTACCTTATTCATTACGGATAATGGGAGCTTTGCACAGACGAGCTGGAGTACAAAAAATGCCGCTGATGTTTTCCTGTGGGTTCTTTTCTCACAATACAACGGAGTTTGGCAGACTGAAATCTTAACATTGGATACCCTTTCAAAAGATATCCCTAAGTTTAAAGATGGTAAAAAACTGAATGCAGTGGCCATTAAAGCTATCGACAGATTAGGAAATGAAAGCGATTATACAGCCAGAAAGATTAAATAG
- a CDS encoding MBL fold metallo-hydrolase, which produces MRKPQFGALPERERLELIKKSPHYKDGKFRNLEEKPTITKGYSMLGEIWTSITKEFPHTEPLDVLPSVKTDLKSIPANENIIVWFGHSSFFLQLNGVKILVDPIFSGKASPLPWGVKAYKGSDIYTAADMPEIDYMLLSHDHYDHLDYETVTALQRKVKYVVCGLGAWAHYERWGYTKQQIIEKDWGEKVQVKPDLAIFAESTHHDGGRGFKSSQALWLSFFIQSPGMNVYYSGDGGYSNRFKQIAAKYPAIDWAIMECGQYNKAWQSVHELPEEVALAATELKAKNMLPVHHSKFTLARHPWNEPLERISALSQGKAYRLATPVIGEKVRLSDNTQQFKQWWKNVK; this is translated from the coding sequence ATGAGGAAACCACAATTTGGGGCATTACCGGAACGAGAAAGGCTGGAACTTATAAAAAAATCACCCCATTATAAAGATGGAAAATTCAGGAATCTGGAAGAAAAACCAACCATTACCAAAGGATATAGCATGCTGGGGGAAATATGGACGTCCATTACAAAAGAATTTCCTCATACAGAGCCTCTTGACGTTCTCCCTTCTGTAAAAACAGATCTGAAATCAATCCCGGCCAATGAAAATATAATCGTTTGGTTCGGGCATTCTTCATTCTTTTTACAACTGAATGGAGTGAAAATTTTAGTAGACCCGATTTTCAGCGGCAAAGCATCACCCCTTCCTTGGGGAGTGAAGGCTTACAAAGGAAGTGATATTTATACAGCAGCTGATATGCCTGAGATTGATTATATGCTGCTCTCTCACGACCATTACGATCATCTTGACTACGAAACAGTAACCGCGTTACAGCGTAAAGTAAAATATGTTGTTTGCGGGCTGGGAGCCTGGGCTCATTATGAAAGATGGGGATATACAAAACAGCAGATTATAGAGAAAGACTGGGGCGAAAAAGTACAGGTAAAGCCTGATCTTGCCATTTTTGCGGAAAGCACACATCATGATGGTGGAAGAGGATTTAAAAGCTCACAGGCTTTATGGCTTTCATTTTTCATTCAGTCTCCGGGGATGAATGTTTACTACAGTGGAGATGGCGGATACAGTAATCGTTTTAAACAGATTGCCGCAAAATATCCTGCAATTGATTGGGCGATCATGGAGTGTGGTCAATACAATAAAGCATGGCAGTCTGTACATGAATTACCCGAAGAAGTAGCTTTGGCAGCCACAGAGTTGAAAGCGAAAAATATGCTGCCCGTTCACCACTCCAAATTTACTTTAGCAAGACATCCCTGGAATGAGCCTTTAGAGCGTATTTCAGCATTGTCTCAAGGAAAAGCATACCGTCTTGCCACTCCTGTGATTGGTGAAAAGGTAAGATTAAGTGACAACACGCAGCAGTTTAAACAATGGTGGAAAAATGTAAAATGA
- a CDS encoding SDR family oxidoreductase — protein MENKETVLVTGGSGFIACYCMIALLNNGYKVRASLRSLDKSELVKQMLKEGGINSFEDLSFAVADLENETSWEKAVEGCQYIIHTASPTPHTNAKTEEDFVIPAKNGVLFVLRAAKNAGVKRVVLTSAFGAVSYGTWKNTPYTEEDWTVLNDSVAPYQRSKTISERAAWDFIQNEGKGMELAVVNPTTVMGPVLSDDYAHSIQIIKQMLNGEMKGCPKLITGFVDVRDVADLHVKALSMPEANGQRFIAVAGEALSMLEVAAILRKKLGKTAEKAPTKELPNWLIRLLAVFNPRLKMIVPHLGLVKRASSEKAIQQLGWKPRMADEAILAAAESLIKFNQI, from the coding sequence ATGGAAAATAAAGAAACCGTTTTGGTAACAGGAGGTTCAGGGTTCATAGCCTGCTATTGTATGATTGCCCTGCTTAACAATGGATATAAAGTAAGAGCTTCACTTCGTTCTTTAGATAAGAGCGAACTGGTAAAACAAATGCTGAAAGAAGGAGGTATCAATTCATTTGAAGACCTATCCTTTGCGGTGGCGGATTTAGAAAATGAAACAAGTTGGGAAAAAGCTGTGGAAGGATGCCAATATATTATTCATACTGCTTCACCTACGCCTCATACCAACGCCAAAACAGAAGAAGATTTTGTAATTCCTGCCAAAAATGGGGTGCTGTTTGTATTGAGAGCCGCAAAAAATGCAGGGGTGAAAAGAGTAGTGCTTACTTCAGCCTTCGGAGCTGTAAGCTACGGAACATGGAAAAATACACCCTACACAGAAGAAGATTGGACGGTACTTAATGATTCGGTTGCTCCTTATCAGCGTTCCAAGACTATTTCGGAAAGAGCTGCGTGGGATTTTATCCAAAATGAAGGCAAGGGTATGGAACTGGCGGTGGTGAATCCAACAACAGTTATGGGACCTGTTTTATCAGACGATTATGCCCATTCTATCCAGATCATAAAGCAAATGCTCAATGGAGAAATGAAAGGCTGCCCCAAGCTGATTACAGGATTTGTGGATGTACGGGATGTTGCGGATCTTCATGTCAAAGCATTAAGTATGCCCGAAGCAAACGGCCAGCGCTTCATTGCTGTGGCAGGAGAAGCACTTTCTATGCTGGAAGTGGCAGCAATTCTCAGAAAGAAATTAGGAAAAACGGCAGAAAAAGCTCCTACAAAAGAATTACCCAACTGGCTTATCAGATTGCTTGCAGTTTTTAATCCGAGGCTGAAAATGATTGTTCCACACTTAGGTTTGGTAAAAAGAGCAAGCAGTGAAAAAGCAATACAACAATTGGGATGGAAGCCGAGAATGGCTGATGAAGCCATATTAGCTGCTGCAGAAAGTTTAATTAAATTTAATCAGATTTAA
- the ychF gene encoding redox-regulated ATPase YchF, producing the protein MKCGIVGLPNVGKSTLFNCLSNAKAQSANYPFCTIEPNLGTVSVPDQRLFELEKIVKPERVLPAVVEIVDIAGLVKGASKGEGLGNQFLANIRECEAIIHVLRCFDNGNIVHVEGSVDPLRDKEIIDIELQLKDLETVGKAVEKAKKFIKSGKKEDILTYETLQNLQKFLEDGKNAREFAVDDFTKSIIGEVQLLTNKPVLYVCNVDENSIKNGNDWIGKIEEMAKSEGAEVVVLAAQIEADINELETFEEREIFLDELGLTEPGVNRLIRKAYDLLKLQTYFTAGVKEVRAWTIGQGWTAPQAAGVIHTDFEKGFIRAEVIKYNDYITYGSEVKIKEAGKLSVEGKEYIVQDGDIMHFRFNV; encoded by the coding sequence ATGAAATGTGGAATCGTAGGCCTGCCGAATGTAGGTAAATCAACACTTTTTAACTGTCTGAGCAACGCAAAAGCTCAATCAGCAAACTATCCTTTCTGTACTATTGAACCGAACCTTGGAACGGTTTCTGTACCGGATCAGAGATTGTTTGAACTGGAGAAAATCGTAAAGCCGGAGAGAGTTTTACCAGCTGTAGTTGAGATTGTTGATATTGCAGGTCTTGTAAAAGGAGCCAGCAAAGGAGAAGGATTGGGGAACCAGTTCCTGGCTAATATCCGTGAGTGTGAAGCTATTATTCACGTTTTAAGATGTTTTGACAATGGAAACATCGTTCACGTAGAAGGTTCTGTAGATCCGTTAAGAGATAAAGAAATTATCGATATAGAGCTTCAGCTGAAAGACCTGGAAACGGTAGGGAAAGCAGTGGAGAAAGCTAAAAAATTCATCAAATCAGGAAAGAAAGAAGATATTCTTACTTACGAAACCCTTCAGAATTTGCAGAAATTCCTTGAGGATGGTAAAAATGCAAGAGAATTTGCTGTAGATGATTTCACAAAATCAATCATTGGAGAAGTTCAGTTATTGACGAATAAGCCGGTACTTTACGTTTGTAATGTAGACGAAAATTCTATCAAAAATGGAAACGACTGGATTGGTAAGATTGAAGAAATGGCTAAGAGTGAAGGAGCTGAAGTAGTGGTATTGGCCGCGCAAATTGAAGCAGATATCAATGAACTTGAAACTTTCGAAGAAAGAGAAATTTTCCTTGATGAGTTGGGTCTTACTGAACCGGGAGTTAACCGTTTGATCAGAAAAGCCTATGACCTTTTAAAACTTCAGACGTATTTTACAGCCGGAGTAAAAGAAGTAAGAGCATGGACTATAGGACAGGGATGGACAGCTCCTCAAGCTGCGGGAGTAATCCACACCGACTTCGAAAAAGGATTTATCCGTGCAGAAGTAATCAAGTATAATGATTATATCACGTACGGTTCTGAAGTAAAAATAAAAGAAGCCGGAAAACTTTCTGTAGAAGGCAAAGAATATATTGTACAGGATGGTGACATCATGCACTTCAGATTCAATGTATAA
- a CDS encoding AAA family ATPase, with amino-acid sequence MSYKFDLIFPNAFNSYYNENEVELVKLYDLSTINIFTGANNSGKSRLIRTFLVANTIHYENKFLLEKYLTEFNELITNKRFGGFNRNNHVRFTSYQNDQHEVVFKILNYSEFQLDILKDIDFNINIFKFLTENYNDLSLNYFGHNGFIQLLGDDKEKIDLLLMEIKKMLHQNFFEERKKIFIPTLRTAHSIFQKKSDESFSKISTDILKQTIVKSYYLDDEKIEVFTGMDLYYQIVNVRNDIKDKRERFEKFEEFLSQNFFHGKRVEIVAKFNIYDKHNGKDDSEIINVFIDEESKDLHELGDGIQALFILMYKIYTCDNKSVIFIDEPEINLHPGMQRLFLEQITNNKFLKEKEITYFISTHSNHFLDLTIEKDDISIFLFNKVNKDKFIVKNVNHGDNSALQYLGVTNSSVFLANCSIWVEGISDRNYLKAFLKAYCRANSNKIYPKEDIEFAFIEYAGSNIDHYNFDEIELKQKINAFSINNKIFLISDYDGPYKNEKHAIYEEIEKENNNFKYQTTKDYREIENLLPFSIWDKILINFCDKRKVKTNDDIERVQLEISNSLKKKKIEVYKTAYIGKLLKNIKANVPELNKIWDKTEGTLMNKSEVSFKVLELTEQELITWDDFKTNPKIVSIVQNLYDFIQKSNYR; translated from the coding sequence ATGAGTTATAAATTTGATTTAATTTTTCCTAATGCTTTTAATTCATATTATAATGAAAATGAAGTAGAGCTGGTAAAACTATATGATCTTTCTACAATTAATATATTTACGGGTGCTAATAATAGTGGTAAAAGTAGACTTATAAGAACTTTTCTAGTTGCTAATACTATTCATTATGAAAATAAATTTTTATTAGAAAAGTATCTTACAGAATTTAATGAACTAATCACTAATAAAAGATTCGGTGGATTTAATAGAAATAATCATGTACGTTTTACTTCATATCAAAATGACCAGCATGAAGTAGTCTTTAAAATTTTAAACTACTCTGAATTTCAGTTAGACATCTTAAAAGATATAGATTTTAATATAAATATTTTTAAATTTTTAACTGAGAACTATAATGACCTTTCATTAAATTACTTTGGACATAATGGATTTATTCAACTGCTTGGAGATGATAAAGAAAAAATTGATCTGCTGTTAATGGAAATAAAAAAAATGCTGCATCAAAATTTTTTTGAAGAAAGGAAAAAAATATTTATTCCAACTCTTAGGACTGCTCATTCAATTTTTCAAAAAAAAAGCGATGAAAGTTTTTCAAAAATATCAACGGATATTTTAAAGCAGACAATCGTGAAAAGTTATTATTTGGATGATGAAAAGATTGAAGTTTTTACAGGAATGGATTTGTATTATCAAATTGTGAATGTAAGAAATGATATAAAAGATAAAAGAGAAAGATTTGAAAAATTTGAAGAATTTTTATCTCAAAATTTTTTCCACGGAAAGCGTGTAGAAATTGTTGCAAAATTTAATATTTATGATAAGCACAATGGTAAAGATGACTCGGAAATAATTAATGTTTTCATTGACGAGGAAAGCAAAGATTTACATGAGCTAGGTGATGGGATTCAGGCTTTGTTTATTTTAATGTACAAGATTTATACTTGTGATAATAAAAGTGTTATTTTTATTGATGAACCTGAGATTAATTTGCATCCAGGGATGCAACGCCTATTTTTAGAACAGATTACAAATAATAAATTTCTAAAAGAAAAGGAGATAACTTATTTCATTTCTACACATTCAAACCATTTCTTAGATTTGACAATTGAAAAAGATGATATTTCTATTTTCCTATTTAATAAGGTAAATAAAGATAAATTTATTGTAAAGAATGTTAATCATGGAGATAATTCTGCCCTACAATACCTTGGAGTAACTAATTCTTCTGTATTTCTAGCTAATTGTTCTATATGGGTAGAGGGAATTTCTGATAGAAACTATTTGAAAGCATTTTTAAAAGCATATTGTAGAGCTAATTCAAATAAAATATATCCTAAGGAAGATATTGAATTTGCATTCATTGAATATGCTGGAAGTAATATAGATCATTATAATTTTGATGAAATTGAATTAAAACAAAAAATAAATGCTTTTTCAATTAATAATAAAATATTCTTAATCTCTGATTATGATGGGCCATATAAAAATGAAAAACATGCTATTTACGAAGAAATAGAAAAAGAAAATAATAACTTTAAATATCAGACAACTAAGGATTATAGAGAAATAGAGAACTTGTTACCGTTCAGCATTTGGGATAAAATTTTAATTAACTTTTGTGACAAGAGAAAAGTGAAAACAAATGATGATATTGAAAGAGTGCAACTAGAAATATCAAACTCTCTAAAAAAGAAAAAAATAGAAGTTTATAAAACAGCGTATATTGGAAAATTATTAAAAAATATTAAAGCAAATGTTCCTGAATTGAATAAAATTTGGGATAAAACAGAAGGAACTTTAATGAACAAATCCGAAGTAAGCTTTAAAGTTTTAGAATTAACAGAACAGGAACTAATAACTTGGGATGATTTCAAGACAAATCCTAAAATAGTTTCTATAGTACAGAATCTATATGATTTTATTCAAAAATCTAATTATAGATAA
- a CDS encoding NAD-dependent epimerase/dehydratase family protein, which produces MKVIITGSTGLVGEGVLLVCLENPEVTEILSISRKPINRKHNKLKELIVKDFSEIKNYASELSSYDACFFCAGASSVGETEETFTRKTYDFTVPFAETLSKINAFMTFIYVSGNRTDSTEQGKVMWARVKGRTENALLKLPFKAVYNFRPGFMKPVKGQKNIRFIYRIFDAISPLWYLTFPNWICRMEEVGLAMIHCVSKGYPKAVLEVKDIKISAR; this is translated from the coding sequence ATGAAAGTTATCATTACAGGATCAACAGGATTAGTTGGCGAAGGTGTTTTACTGGTTTGCCTGGAAAATCCGGAAGTAACTGAGATTCTAAGCATCAGCAGAAAGCCAATTAACCGCAAGCATAATAAGCTGAAAGAACTGATTGTAAAAGATTTTTCAGAAATAAAGAACTACGCTTCCGAACTGAGCAGTTATGATGCATGCTTCTTTTGTGCAGGAGCAAGCTCAGTAGGAGAAACAGAAGAAACCTTTACCAGGAAAACCTACGATTTTACCGTTCCTTTTGCAGAAACTTTATCAAAAATCAATGCTTTTATGACGTTTATTTATGTTTCAGGAAATAGAACCGACAGCACAGAACAGGGAAAAGTAATGTGGGCAAGGGTAAAAGGGCGTACCGAAAACGCTTTGCTTAAACTCCCTTTTAAAGCCGTATATAATTTCCGCCCAGGATTTATGAAGCCTGTAAAAGGGCAAAAAAATATTCGTTTTATTTACCGTATTTTTGATGCAATATCACCATTGTGGTATCTTACATTTCCTAATTGGATCTGCAGAATGGAAGAAGTGGGACTGGCAATGATTCACTGCGTTTCCAAAGGCTATCCTAAAGCCGTTCTGGAAGTGAAAGATATTAAAATATCAGCCCGATGA
- a CDS encoding DUF1294 domain-containing protein has product MIPFLLIINVLALGAFGFDKWQAKKHQWRISENTLLGISLLGGIIGAAAGMILFNHKVSKKSFLMKFVLVVLIDLVLFYRLLRH; this is encoded by the coding sequence ATGATTCCTTTTCTGTTGATAATAAATGTGCTTGCATTAGGTGCTTTTGGTTTTGATAAATGGCAGGCCAAAAAGCATCAATGGCGAATTTCCGAAAATACCCTTTTAGGAATTTCTCTGCTGGGTGGAATTATAGGAGCCGCTGCCGGAATGATTCTCTTCAATCATAAAGTTTCCAAGAAATCTTTTCTCATGAAATTTGTATTGGTTGTGCTGATAGACCTGGTTTTGTTTTATAGATTGTTAAGGCATTGA
- a CDS encoding ferritin — MNTKRLSAKIEKALSDQMNKEIHASHIFLSYGIWADDKGYQGIANFLYRHSQEERNHSIKFMEYILNRGGKPKVNAIPAPPADPKTLTECFDGVFKHEVDNTTAIYKIVDLSMEEKDWATWNFMQWFVQEQIEEETLAQNLIDKLKIAGGDRATDESLFTLDKTLQEAPNDVPLAQNATGNNP; from the coding sequence ATGAATACTAAAAGACTTTCCGCAAAAATAGAAAAAGCGCTTAGTGACCAGATGAACAAAGAAATTCATGCATCACACATTTTTTTATCTTATGGAATTTGGGCAGATGACAAAGGATATCAGGGAATAGCCAATTTTCTTTACAGGCATTCTCAGGAAGAAAGAAATCACTCTATCAAATTCATGGAATATATTTTAAACCGAGGCGGAAAACCAAAAGTAAACGCTATTCCAGCTCCTCCGGCTGATCCTAAAACACTCACAGAATGTTTTGACGGTGTTTTTAAACATGAAGTAGATAATACAACTGCTATTTACAAAATTGTAGATCTTTCTATGGAAGAAAAAGACTGGGCAACCTGGAATTTTATGCAGTGGTTTGTACAGGAGCAGATTGAAGAAGAAACACTGGCTCAGAATTTAATTGATAAATTGAAAATTGCTGGCGGTGACAGAGCTACTGATGAATCTTTATTTACTTTAGATAAAACTTTACAGGAAGCCCCGAATGATGTTCCTTTGGCTCAGAATGCCACGGGAAACAATCCATAA
- a CDS encoding bacteriocin → MKKLHLNKGKRLNKKELKSIQGGMLNCMEPILCTEFPCETYPPGDVRNCTTISMGCAQKICRPQP, encoded by the coding sequence ATGAAAAAACTGCATCTAAACAAAGGTAAAAGACTCAACAAAAAGGAGTTAAAGTCTATTCAAGGGGGAATGCTGAACTGCATGGAACCTATTCTCTGTACGGAGTTTCCTTGTGAAACCTATCCTCCGGGAGATGTGAGAAACTGTACTACCATTTCCATGGGATGTGCACAAAAAATCTGCAGACCACAACCTTAA
- a CDS encoding bacteriocin-like protein, translating to MRNLRKISRTEMKSVQGGIIKGMVRCKDADTCAVRWGWATGFSSNCAEFDIICGEPPAVDPCEIQACV from the coding sequence ATGAGAAATCTTAGAAAAATTTCCAGAACTGAAATGAAATCAGTCCAGGGAGGAATCATCAAAGGAATGGTAAGATGTAAGGATGCCGACACATGCGCCGTAAGATGGGGATGGGCAACCGGATTCTCCAGCAATTGTGCAGAGTTTGACATCATTTGCGGAGAACCACCTGCAGTAGATCCATGCGAAATACAAGCTTGTGTATAG
- the typA gene encoding translational GTPase TypA has translation MQNIRNIAIIAHVDHGKTTLVDKIIHATNIFRENQESGELIMDNNDLERERGITILSKNISVTYKDTKINVIDTPGHADFGGEVERVLKMADGVILLVDAFEGPMPQTRFVLQKALELGLRPLVVINKVDKPNCRPDEVHDKVFDLFFNLEATEEQLDFPTFYGSSKQGWFNTSLEQTEDILPLLDGILQYVPEPKVTEGNLQMQITSLDFSSFLGRIAIGKVTRGEIKESQWIGLAQAEGKIVKGKVKELYVFEGLGKKKVTEVKAGDICAVVGFDAFQIGDSFVDLENPEPLERTAIDEPTLNMTFSINNSPFFGKDGKYVTSNHLKERLTKELEKNLALRVQQTDDANTFLVFGRGILHLSVLIETMRREGYEMTIGQPQVIYKEIDGEKCEPYESLVVDVPEEFASRVIDLATQRKGDLHIMETKGEMQHMEFEIPSRGLIGLRSQMLTATAGEAIMAHRFTEYKPFKGAIPGRNNGVLISKTTGPATEYSIAKLQDRGKFFVDPGEEIYTGMIIGEQNKPGDLVVNIVEAKQLNNMRASGKDKDTGVAPKILFSLEECMEYIQGDEAIEVTPNFIRMRKKILSEEERKRVERGAKA, from the coding sequence ATGCAAAACATTAGAAATATTGCGATTATCGCACACGTTGACCACGGAAAGACGACTTTGGTTGACAAGATCATTCACGCTACCAACATTTTCAGAGAAAATCAGGAGAGTGGGGAGTTAATTATGGATAACAACGATCTTGAAAGAGAAAGAGGGATCACCATCTTATCCAAGAATATTTCTGTTACTTATAAAGACACAAAAATTAACGTAATTGATACTCCCGGTCACGCCGATTTTGGTGGAGAAGTAGAAAGAGTATTAAAAATGGCTGATGGGGTTATTTTGTTGGTGGATGCGTTCGAAGGACCAATGCCACAAACAAGATTCGTTCTACAGAAAGCTTTGGAATTAGGATTGAGACCATTAGTGGTGATCAATAAAGTAGATAAACCAAACTGTCGTCCGGACGAAGTTCATGATAAAGTATTCGACTTGTTCTTCAATCTTGAGGCTACAGAAGAGCAATTGGATTTCCCTACATTTTACGGATCTTCAAAACAGGGATGGTTCAACACTTCATTAGAGCAGACTGAAGATATTTTACCACTATTAGATGGTATCCTACAATATGTTCCTGAACCGAAAGTTACAGAAGGAAATCTTCAGATGCAGATTACTTCTCTTGACTTCTCTTCTTTCTTGGGAAGAATTGCAATAGGAAAAGTAACAAGAGGTGAGATCAAAGAATCTCAGTGGATTGGTCTTGCTCAGGCAGAAGGTAAAATTGTAAAAGGAAAAGTAAAAGAACTTTACGTTTTCGAAGGATTAGGAAAGAAAAAAGTAACTGAAGTAAAAGCAGGAGATATCTGTGCTGTAGTAGGTTTCGATGCTTTCCAGATCGGAGATTCGTTCGTAGATCTTGAAAATCCTGAACCATTGGAAAGAACGGCAATTGATGAGCCTACGCTGAACATGACGTTCTCTATCAACAACTCACCTTTCTTCGGTAAAGACGGTAAATATGTTACTTCTAACCACCTGAAAGAAAGATTAACAAAAGAATTAGAGAAAAACCTTGCATTAAGAGTTCAGCAGACTGATGATGCTAATACATTCCTTGTATTCGGTAGAGGTATTCTTCACTTATCTGTTTTGATTGAAACAATGAGAAGAGAAGGGTACGAAATGACAATCGGTCAGCCACAGGTTATCTATAAAGAAATTGACGGTGAAAAATGTGAGCCTTATGAATCTTTGGTAGTTGATGTTCCTGAAGAATTTGCTTCAAGAGTAATCGATTTAGCTACTCAGAGAAAAGGAGATCTTCACATTATGGAAACTAAAGGTGAAATGCAGCACATGGAGTTCGAAATCCCTTCAAGAGGTTTGATCGGACTACGTTCTCAGATGTTGACAGCTACTGCTGGTGAAGCTATTATGGCACACCGTTTCACAGAATACAAGCCTTTCAAAGGTGCTATCCCTGGAAGAAACAATGGTGTTTTAATCAGCAAAACTACAGGTCCTGCTACAGAATATTCTATTGCTAAATTACAGGATAGAGGTAAGTTCTTCGTTGATCCGGGTGAGGAAATCTATACAGGTATGATCATTGGTGAACAAAACAAACCTGGAGATCTTGTAGTAAACATCGTAGAAGCAAAACAGTTGAACAACATGAGGGCTTCTGGAAAAGATAAAGATACAGGGGTTGCTCCGAAAATCTTATTCTCTCTTGAAGAATGTATGGAATACATCCAGGGTGATGAAGCCATTGAGGTAACTCCAAACTTCATTAGAATGAGAAAGAAAATCCTTTCTGAAGAAGAAAGAAAAAGAGTTGAAAGAGGAGCAAAAGCTTAA